Proteins from a single region of Primulina tabacum isolate GXHZ01 chromosome 5, ASM2559414v2, whole genome shotgun sequence:
- the LOC142545867 gene encoding uncharacterized protein LOC142545867 isoform X1, protein MASKVVAGNVCLLQNVKITKYGDSLEARTLHCSSLQCLIHSEDFLAPKGVIELIGECRVGITARDKLKKVVGWLQQVRLARCGSEINYYEHQRQVKVNWKVQEETLSKNCLSLSELSDLNKYYKATFNACVGEIFLPITWINLRETNAERMFISTRLHALADDGLVDDLVTTGCHLCGTPLNTGLGYENGASMQQNRLPLYCQRSSDRNHAVGTIYRPFWLYVWDDSKHAPILVTNKAAELLFGNIQAEKVESCYKIHMKKQLHHKKGTECNIRIEKKPNLYMIWLILLKMLLQRGNNSPLKFKVTVDVNKDWESGRLEMESVSIPALVRL, encoded by the exons ATGGCGTCCAAAGTTGTTGCTGGAAATGTTTGTTTACTTCAAA ATGTCAAAATCACCAAATATGGAGATTCTTTGGAGGCCAGAACCCTCCATTGTTCATCTTTGCAGTGTCTTATCCATTCGGAAGATTTCCTTGCACCAAAAG GCGTCATCGAGTTGATAGGGGAATGTCGTGTAGGGATAACAGCAAGAGACAAACTTAAGAAAGTTGTTGGTTGGCTACAGCAAGTCAGGCTTGCTCGTTGTGGGAGTGAAATAAACTACTATG AACACCAGAGGCAGGTAAAAGTAAATTGGAAAGTGCAGGAAGAGACACTATCTAAGAATTGTTTATCCCTCTCAGAGTTGAGTGATTTAAACAAGTACTATAAGGCAACTTTTAATGCATGTGTTGGTGAGATATTTCTTCCAATTACCTGGATCAATCTTCGTGAGACTAATGCTGAAAGGATGTTTATAAGTACAAGACTACATGCGCTAGCTGATGATGGATTGGTTGATGATCTCGTCACTACTGGCTGCCACCTATGTGGCACTCCTCTGAATACCGGACTTGGATATGAAAA CGGGGCGAGCATGCAGCAAAACAGGTTGCCTTTATATTGTCAGAGAAGTTCGGACCGTAATCATGCTGTAGGCACCATATACAGACCTTTCTGG TTATATGTTTGGGACGACTCTAAACATGCCCCGATTCTTGTCACGAACAAGGCTGCTGAGCTTCTATTCGGGAACATCCAGGCTGAGAAAGTTGAATCTTGCTATAAAATCCATATGAAAAAACAACTCCATCATAAAAAAGGTACTGAATGCAATATCAGGATCGAAAAGAAACCGAATTTGTACATGATTTGGTTGATTTTATTGAAAATGTTGCTTCAACGAGGAAATAATAGTCCACTGAAATTTAAGGTAACAGTCGATGTAAATAAAGACTGGGAAAGTGGGAGGCTTGAGATGGAATCTGTTTCAATCCCAGCTTTAGTGAGGTTATGA
- the LOC142545867 gene encoding uncharacterized protein LOC142545867 isoform X2, producing the protein MASKVVAGNVCLLQNVKITKYGDSLEARTLHCSSLQCLIHSEDFLAPKGVIELIGECRVGITARDKLKKVVGWLQQVRLARCGSEINYYEHQRQVKVNWKVQEETLSKNCLSLSELSDLNKYYKATFNACVGEIFLPITWINLRETNAERMFISTRLHALADDGLVDDLVTTGCHLCGTPLNTGLGYENMQQNRLPLYCQRSSDRNHAVGTIYRPFWLYVWDDSKHAPILVTNKAAELLFGNIQAEKVESCYKIHMKKQLHHKKGTECNIRIEKKPNLYMIWLILLKMLLQRGNNSPLKFKVTVDVNKDWESGRLEMESVSIPALVRL; encoded by the exons ATGGCGTCCAAAGTTGTTGCTGGAAATGTTTGTTTACTTCAAA ATGTCAAAATCACCAAATATGGAGATTCTTTGGAGGCCAGAACCCTCCATTGTTCATCTTTGCAGTGTCTTATCCATTCGGAAGATTTCCTTGCACCAAAAG GCGTCATCGAGTTGATAGGGGAATGTCGTGTAGGGATAACAGCAAGAGACAAACTTAAGAAAGTTGTTGGTTGGCTACAGCAAGTCAGGCTTGCTCGTTGTGGGAGTGAAATAAACTACTATG AACACCAGAGGCAGGTAAAAGTAAATTGGAAAGTGCAGGAAGAGACACTATCTAAGAATTGTTTATCCCTCTCAGAGTTGAGTGATTTAAACAAGTACTATAAGGCAACTTTTAATGCATGTGTTGGTGAGATATTTCTTCCAATTACCTGGATCAATCTTCGTGAGACTAATGCTGAAAGGATGTTTATAAGTACAAGACTACATGCGCTAGCTGATGATGGATTGGTTGATGATCTCGTCACTACTGGCTGCCACCTATGTGGCACTCCTCTGAATACCGGACTTGGATATGAAAA CATGCAGCAAAACAGGTTGCCTTTATATTGTCAGAGAAGTTCGGACCGTAATCATGCTGTAGGCACCATATACAGACCTTTCTGG TTATATGTTTGGGACGACTCTAAACATGCCCCGATTCTTGTCACGAACAAGGCTGCTGAGCTTCTATTCGGGAACATCCAGGCTGAGAAAGTTGAATCTTGCTATAAAATCCATATGAAAAAACAACTCCATCATAAAAAAGGTACTGAATGCAATATCAGGATCGAAAAGAAACCGAATTTGTACATGATTTGGTTGATTTTATTGAAAATGTTGCTTCAACGAGGAAATAATAGTCCACTGAAATTTAAGGTAACAGTCGATGTAAATAAAGACTGGGAAAGTGGGAGGCTTGAGATGGAATCTGTTTCAATCCCAGCTTTAGTGAGGTTATGA
- the LOC142545867 gene encoding uncharacterized protein LOC142545867 isoform X3, protein MASKVVAGNVCLLQNVKITKYGDSLEARTLHCSSLQCLIHSEDFLAPKGITARDKLKKVVGWLQQVRLARCGSEINYYEHQRQVKVNWKVQEETLSKNCLSLSELSDLNKYYKATFNACVGEIFLPITWINLRETNAERMFISTRLHALADDGLVDDLVTTGCHLCGTPLNTGLGYENGASMQQNRLPLYCQRSSDRNHAVGTIYRPFWLYVWDDSKHAPILVTNKAAELLFGNIQAEKVESCYKIHMKKQLHHKKGTECNIRIEKKPNLYMIWLILLKMLLQRGNNSPLKFKVTVDVNKDWESGRLEMESVSIPALVRL, encoded by the exons ATGGCGTCCAAAGTTGTTGCTGGAAATGTTTGTTTACTTCAAA ATGTCAAAATCACCAAATATGGAGATTCTTTGGAGGCCAGAACCCTCCATTGTTCATCTTTGCAGTGTCTTATCCATTCGGAAGATTTCCTTGCACCAAAAG GGATAACAGCAAGAGACAAACTTAAGAAAGTTGTTGGTTGGCTACAGCAAGTCAGGCTTGCTCGTTGTGGGAGTGAAATAAACTACTATG AACACCAGAGGCAGGTAAAAGTAAATTGGAAAGTGCAGGAAGAGACACTATCTAAGAATTGTTTATCCCTCTCAGAGTTGAGTGATTTAAACAAGTACTATAAGGCAACTTTTAATGCATGTGTTGGTGAGATATTTCTTCCAATTACCTGGATCAATCTTCGTGAGACTAATGCTGAAAGGATGTTTATAAGTACAAGACTACATGCGCTAGCTGATGATGGATTGGTTGATGATCTCGTCACTACTGGCTGCCACCTATGTGGCACTCCTCTGAATACCGGACTTGGATATGAAAA CGGGGCGAGCATGCAGCAAAACAGGTTGCCTTTATATTGTCAGAGAAGTTCGGACCGTAATCATGCTGTAGGCACCATATACAGACCTTTCTGG TTATATGTTTGGGACGACTCTAAACATGCCCCGATTCTTGTCACGAACAAGGCTGCTGAGCTTCTATTCGGGAACATCCAGGCTGAGAAAGTTGAATCTTGCTATAAAATCCATATGAAAAAACAACTCCATCATAAAAAAGGTACTGAATGCAATATCAGGATCGAAAAGAAACCGAATTTGTACATGATTTGGTTGATTTTATTGAAAATGTTGCTTCAACGAGGAAATAATAGTCCACTGAAATTTAAGGTAACAGTCGATGTAAATAAAGACTGGGAAAGTGGGAGGCTTGAGATGGAATCTGTTTCAATCCCAGCTTTAGTGAGGTTATGA
- the LOC142545864 gene encoding LOW QUALITY PROTEIN: pathogenesis-related thaumatin-like protein 3.5 (The sequence of the model RefSeq protein was modified relative to this genomic sequence to represent the inferred CDS: deleted 1 base in 1 codon) — translation MAASIFFHAPTVLSALLFLITGLPFSECARIFTIVNYCKETIWPAITPGGNFGGGGFSLKPGQTEVLVAPVGWSGRIWGRTGCNFDRNGNGPCQTGSCGTSLKCTASGKPPATLAEFTLAGTDFYDVSLVDGFNLPMTVTPINGGKNCSVAGCFSDLRLNCPAELAVKGGGRTVACRSACDVLNTDEYCCRGVYGNPVTCQPTYYSRIFKQACPKAYSYAYDDPTSIFTCSRTDYVVAFCSSRGQTLCTYHNQRLVCSGSVGSSPRYRWGVTILASIITSAIWHMF, via the exons ATGGCGGCCTCTATATTTTTTCATGCACCAACAGTTCTCTCCGCTTTACTATTTCTGATAACGG GACTACCATTTTCGGAATGCGCGAGAATCTTCACCATAGTAAACTACTGCAAGGAAACAATCTGGCCAGCCATCACACCCGGCGGGAACTTTGGGGGTGGTGGATTCTCCCTCAAGCCTGGCCAGACAGAAGTACTTGTCGCCCCGGTAGGTTGGTCAGGCCGCATATGGGGCCGAACTGGCTGCAACTTCGACAGGAACGGAAACGGCCCCTGCCAAACTGGTAGCTGCGGCACTTCTCTGAAATGCACCGCATCAGGAAAACCGCCAGCCACATTAGCAGAATTCACGCTGGCTGGCACAGATTTCTACGATGTTAGTCTTGTCGACGGCTTCAACCTGCCTATGACTGTGACACCGATAAATGGGGGGAAGAACTGCAGCGTTGCAGGCTGCTTTTCAGACTTGAGGCTGAATTGCCCGGCT GAACTGGCCGTGAAAGGGGGCGGAAGGACTGTGGCTTGCAGAAGTGCCTGTGACGTGCTCAACACAGATGAGTATTGCTGCCGAGGGGTATATGGGAATCCGGTTACATGCCAGCCCACGTATTATTCGAGGATATTTAAACAAGCTTGCCCAAAGGCATATAGTTATGCTTATGATGACCCGACCAGTATTTTTACTTGTTCTCGGACCGACTACGTTGTTGCATTCTGCTCATCAAG GGGACAAACTCTGTGCACATACCACAACCAGAGATTGGTATGCAGTGGATCAGTGGGATCGAGTCCCCGATATAGATGGGGGGTCACAATTCTTGCATCAATAATCACAAGTGCAATTTGGCATATGTTCTGA
- the LOC142545866 gene encoding uncharacterized protein LOC142545866: MAYVERGVVKSKRSFWRLKTITDFFWSIINFIGVFFTTMLSMEKSDAYRKGSGASKKWDGGGPGGPGSGPYGGGPRGPPRGMDNVRGIDHSSLPACGSCCGG, from the exons ATGGCTTACGTCGAGAGAG GTGTTGTTAAATCTAAGAGATCTTTCTGGcgattaaaaacaataacagaTTTCTTTTGGTCTATTATTAATTTCATTGGGGTGTTTTTCACGACGATGCTTTCG ATGGAAAAATCTGATGCTTATAGAAAAGGATCTGGTGCTAGCAAGAAATGGGATGGTGGTGGTCCTGGTGGGCCTGGAAGTGGTCCATATGGTGGTGGCCCACGCGGTCCACCTCGTGGGATGGATAATGTTCGAGGGATTGATCACA GCTCCCTTCCTGCATGTGGTTCTTGCTGCGGAGGTTGA
- the LOC142545865 gene encoding LOW QUALITY PROTEIN: flavonol synthase/flavanone 3-hydroxylase-like (The sequence of the model RefSeq protein was modified relative to this genomic sequence to represent the inferred CDS: deleted 1 base in 1 codon), whose protein sequence is MEAERVQSIASFSNHMNTIPPEFVRSENEQPAATTLRGVVLQVPVIDLDQKYHSNDEENHIKLVAEASKEWGIFQVVNHGIPDEVIAKLQRVGREFFELPKEEKELVAKTGESGIEGYGSSLQKEIEGKKGWVDHLFHKIWPPPEVNYKFWPKNPPEYREANEEYGERLREVTDKLLNWLSLGLGLEGHELKAGIGGDDAIFLMKINYYPPCPRPDLALGVVAHTDMSAITILVPNEVQGLQVFRDGHWYDVNYIPNALIIHIGDQIEILSNGKYKAVLHRSTVNKDQTRMSWPVFIEPPADFEVEPITKLSGDEPSKYKTKKYKDYVYCKLNKIPQ, encoded by the exons ATGGAGGCGGAAAGAGTGCAATCCATAGCTTCATTCTCCAACCACATGAACACCATTCCACCGGAGTTC GTCCGATCGGAGAACGAGCAGCCGGCAGCCACCACCCTGCGCGGGGTGGTGCTGCAGGTCCCGGTCATCGATCTTGATCAGAAATATCATTCGAACGATGAAGAAAACCATATCAAACTCGTGGCTGAAGCCAGCAAAGAATGGGGAATTTTCCAAGTGGTGAATCATGGAATCCCGGATGAAGTCATCGCCAAATTGCAGAGGGTCGGCCGGGAATTTTTCGAGCTTCCGAAAGAAGAAAAGGAGTTGGTCGCGAAGACCGGTGAATCTGGGATTGAAGGGTATGGGTCAAGTTTGCAGAAGGAGATCGAGGGGAAGAAGGGATGGGTGGATCACTTGTTTCATAAGATATGGCCTCCGCCGGAGGTTAACTATAAGTTTTGGCCCAAGAATCCGCCGGAGTACAG AGAAGCAAACGAGGAGTATGGAGAGAGACTGCGGGAGGTCACGGACAAGTTGTTAAATTGGCTATCACTAGGCTTAGGGTTGGAAGGGCATGAACTGAAGGCCGGCATAGGCGGGGACGATgccatttttttaatgaaaataaattacTACCCGCCGTGCCCGAGGCCGGACCTGGCCTTGGGAGTGGTGGCGCACACCGACATGAGCGCTATCACCATTCTCGTGCCTAATGAAGTGCAAGGACTACAAGTCTTTAGAGACGGGCATTGGTACGATGTCAACTACATTCCCAACGCTCTCATCATACATATTGGGGACCAAATTGag ATATTGAGCAATGGAAAATACAAGGCAGTGCTCCACAGGTCCACTGTGAACAAGGACCAAACCAGGATGTCTTGGCCTGTTTTCATAGAGCCGCCTGCAGATTTCGAAGTTGAGCCTATCACTAAGCTTTCTGGCGATGAGCCATCAAAATATAAGACCAAGAAATATAAAGACTACGTTTATTGTAAGCTTAACAAGATCCCTCAGTGA